The following proteins are co-located in the Abditibacteriota bacterium genome:
- a CDS encoding FeoB-associated Cys-rich membrane protein: protein MQLLKELLPTLLPLAILLLCVILAVISVVKNKKKGGGCGCGCADCPSKNGCGKDCEDCRKK, encoded by the coding sequence ATGCAACTGCTTAAAGAATTGCTGCCCACCCTGCTCCCCCTGGCCATACTGCTCCTGTGCGTGATACTGGCAGTCATCTCTGTGGTCAAGAACAAAAAGAAGGGCGGAGGCTGCGGCTGCGGCTGCGCCGACTGCCCGTCCAAAAACGGCTGCGGCAAGGATTGTGAGGACTGCCGCAAGAAATAA